The sequence TGGTCAGTGTGGCAGTTGTGCAGGTCGGCTCACTTTTGCGAGTAGAGGTTAAAGCATCTATTGCGCCGCAATTATCCCGCGAATCGTGCCCGCTTAGACCAGACTGGGTGCGTGAGTAACTGTTTATTCTTACTCAAGTAACTCAAGCTGAGGATCGTCAATGATTCAAAGTATAGTCACATTACCGGTAGAACCGGAATTCCCGGAGTTGGCGCTGGCACGCCGGGGATTTCAGATGATGAAGGCGGACGATCCCGGCGATCGGTTATTTTGGCAACAGGTGGCTGAGCGTGAACCTGCCAATGAAATCGCCTGGATGCGACTGGCGATGTTAGCTGAGAACGATCAGCAAGCGATCGGCTATTTGCGCAGGGTGCTTGAAATCAATCCGCAGAATGAGCAGGCGCTGATTCGCTTGCATCAAGCCTTACTCAATGAAGGCGCGACCCTGGCGCGCGAAGGGAATAAATCACGGGCGCGCTGGCTGCTGATGGAAGCTTCGGCGCTGAATCCGCAAAGCGAGGAAGCCTGGTTGCGGCTGGCCGAGGTGGCGGAAAAATCAGCCGACTCAATTCGTTGTTTGCAGCGGGTGCTCAAACTCAACCCGCAAAATGTCGAGGCGATTGCCAAGCTCAATCAGACCTATGCCTTGCAAGCCAACTTTGCACCGGCCGTAAAAACCTGGCAATGCCCGCTCTGCGCGGCGGCTTTTCAAGTGGAGTTGACGACCTGTGCGAGTTGCCGCGCCATTCTCAACTTGAATGATCTTGAGGCCGTGCTGGCCAATAAAGACGTTGACCGGGAAGTGCTGCTC is a genomic window of Acidobacteriota bacterium containing:
- a CDS encoding response regulator — encoded protein: MIQSIVTLPVEPEFPELALARRGFQMMKADDPGDRLFWQQVAEREPANEIAWMRLAMLAENDQQAIGYLRRVLEINPQNEQALIRLHQALLNEGATLAREGNKSRARWLLMEASALNPQSEEAWLRLAEVAEKSADSIRCLQRVLKLNPQNVEAIAKLNQTYALQANFAPAVKTWQCPLCAAAFQVELTTCASCRAILNLNDLEAVLANKDVDREVLLNAIRHYQNLTESVDDFHAYYYLGVAYLHLQQLPEAVQALRKASLLRADELHLKAQLIVLEQRQTEAQARVVLVIDDSATIRKLVSITLQKQGHRVLEAAEMMEALAKLNEATPDMILLDICLPGMDGYQICKIIKAYPSTKDVPVVMLSGKDGFFDKVRARLVGAQGYLTKPVVPNDLLKAVENYCGVEK